Within Palaemon carinicauda isolate YSFRI2023 chromosome 14, ASM3689809v2, whole genome shotgun sequence, the genomic segment tgtttgtacgcaaagtatatctctcccattagaatagggattagcatttctaaaacatctccaattctactagaaatgtttctACGCAAAGTATAtccctcccattagaatagggattagtttttctaaaacatctccaattctactagaaatgtttgtgcGCAATGTATAtccctcccattagaatagggattagcatttctaaaacatttccaattctactataaatgtttgtacgcaaagtatatccctcccattagaatagggattagcatttctaaaacatctccaattctactagaaatgtttgtacgcaaagtatatctctcccatttaaaatagggattagaatttctaaaacatctcaaattctactagaaatatttgtacgcaaagtatatctctcccattaaaataaggattagaatttctaaaacatctcaaattctactagaaatgtttgtactcaaattatatctctcccattagaataggaaatagaatttctaaagcatctcaaattctacgagaaatgtttgtacgcaaagtatatctctcccattaaaataggaattagaatttctaaagcatctcaaattctactagaaatgtttttacgcaaagtatatctctcccattaaaatagggattagaatttctcaAACATcaccaattctactataaatatttgtacgcaaagtatatctctcccattaaaatagggattagaatttctaaaacatctccaattctactataaatatttgttcgcaaagtatatctctcccatcaaaatagggatttgaatttctaaaacatctcaaattctactataaatatttgtacgcaaagtatatctcttccattaaaatagggattagaatttctaaaacatctcaaattctactataaatgtttgtacgcaaagtatatctctccccttaagatagggattttaatttctaaagcatctcaaattctactagaaatgtttgtacgcaaagtatatctctcccattaaaataaggaTTAGAATTTCNNNNNNNNNNNNNNNNNNNNNNNNNNNNNNNNNNNNNNNNNNNNNNNNNNNNNNNNNNNNNNNNNNNNNNNNNNNNNNNNNNNNNNNNNNNNNNNNNNNNNNNNNNNNNNNNNNNNNNNNNNNNNNNNNNNNNNNNNNNNNNNNNNNNNNNNNNNNNNNNNNNNNNNNNNNNNNNNNNNNNNNNNNNNNNNNNNNNNNNNNNNNNNNNNNNNNNNNNNNNNNNNNNNNNNNNNNNNNNNNNNNNNNNNNNNNNNNNNNNNNNNNNNNNNNNNNNNNNNNNNNNNNNNNNNNNNNNNNNNNNNNNNNNNNNNNNNNNNNNNNNNNNNNNNNNNNNNNNNNNNNNNNNNNNNNNNNNNNNNNNNNNNNNNNNNNNNNNNNNNNNNNNNNNNNNNNNNNNNNNNNNNNNNNNNNNNNNNNNNNNNNNNNNNNNNNNNNNNNNNNNNNNNNNNNNNNNNNNNNNNNNNNNNNNNNNNNNNNNNNNNNNNNNNNNNNNNNNNNNNCTCAATCTAGTTAAAGTAATAAATTCAGAAGTAGGAATACCATAGTAAGTTGAAAGAAAGGTTCTTTATTGTGTTCATGAAAAATGATATCCAAAACTAAGTCCAATGGTATATTTACAAAGAGAGTAGTTACTTCCACGATTTTAGTTTTTCCCTGTTATATATCCCAGAGTCTTTAGTCTATAATTAAAATCAAAGGAACGCAAAATATGGGTTTCAGAAAACTTAACTAAAAATTATCAAGGTCAATCACTTTGCAAAAACTTACTGTGGTGTTCCACCGGTTACGGGAATTGGACTAAGGAGTCACTAGCCTTTATGTATTTTAGGGAACCAAAGAAATAGCTGAAGGAGGGAAGGCTACAGGGTATTTGAATAAGATGTGATTTTCTGGTTTCTGGATTTGTCAACTTATCAGCAATATGATTTACTATATCTCTTAATTTTACCTGTAATCCAAATAGTATGATTTAACAATAACTGATAATTTAGGGAGTCAGAAGGACTGTAGGTTTCATTGTAATTCTTTCTCAATATAAATTTACAAATAGGCTGAAATCCTCCCCCAACGACACCCATGTTATTGTAGTAAATTTAGCCCCAAAATGAACAATTCTAAAAAAAATGGCAATAGTTACTTATATTATTGGACCTCCAATATAAGATATGACAAAATTGGACTACAGGAGTACTCTAATTTACATAAATTCCAAATGGTCACCAGTGAGCCCTTAGGGTGCCGATATCTCATAATCAATAAGTTTTATGCCTGATGAATGTATTACAACCAGATACTAAAGTGAACCCTGGAATCCAAATATGCCATAAGAATTTGCCGATGGCGTCATTTGTGTCAGAAACGATGTCATCCCTGACGTCATTTATgcatgttataataataaaaagtcctTGCTTACAATGTGATGTTTACATATATTACTTTGAATGGATATCGTCATTGACATTGGTGGCAATGGCCCCCTTAACAGTAAATGGTGTTCCTTTGCATCCTGTGTATGATACTGAACACTGCATGTTTTTTTTCTGACAGCTGCAACGTTGTGTGTCACAATCCCCCATGCATTAGCAACGGATTACTTGAGGTCAAAGTCCATCATCGACAGAAAAGGTATAGATAATCCACCTGGATGCTGACCCTTACATATGACTTGTATAGCTCTAGGCCAGGGGTGGGCAAATTTTTCAGTGTAagggccacattaaaaaaaataaaattttactgggccgcatagtatattttccagtataattgatatctacaatagccaaaatatattgttttcaaactgaaaatgcaataatttattagcattttaaagtactgtagactagaggattcccatgaaacgcatttatttagaaaaacaatttatttaaaaaaaaaaaaaaaagcaaagtaactctgtttaagaaatagaaaaataatatatttttattaatcaataatttggagtagaagttcaaggtaaacctataaattaaatccaaaaagacatattttatatatttagggaaaaacttcacatgaagcatatttgcttgaaaacaaagtaactcaatttaaagacaagaaatatttgtattgatattttaaagcagtaacttcacatgaaacataaacatttattagacaagcaaagtagctcagcaactgagcaacagaagtatcaaaatgactcagtgagaatgatgcaattgactgcaatcatttaccagtttgttgaaattaggtgtcaagttgcttgtactgattcttaacactgactgaagattcgagtctgtgagaagtgacctgttctttgacttgttaactttcaatatagaaaaagtttgctcacatatgtaagttgatgcaaatatcacaaacatctttcttgcaaaatttttcagatttataaacTTTTCTGAGTGAAGAGATGCATAAAACTCGACCAGTGGTTTATTTTCAAAGAGCCTCTTTAAAGAGTTGTCGGCTTGCAAATCAATCAGTTCTACCTGCAGTTCTTCAGCAGCTGTTTCAACGTCACAGGCAAAAGGTGAGCTGAGCAAATCAAACTGCCATTCAATTGCCTTGAAATCGGCAAATCTTCTGATAAATTCATCTCTTAGAACCGTCAACTGGTAACTGTATTTGTCTGATAGTGCTTGTGTAACAGTTcgtgttttcaacagaggaaaatgaacaaagttttgctCTTTAAGCTGCTTGGAAAAAAGTTGAAGTTTCAATTGAAATGCTTTCACTTCCACTCACAATTCTTGTGCAAATAAACCTTTGCCTTATAGTTTTGTGTTTAACTCATTCAGCTTTTGCATAATGTCCACAGCAAATGCAAAATCACAAACCCATTCATCCCAAATCACAAACCCATTCGTCACGCTCCATTTCCCTTGAAAAGTCACAAGAAAtgtctttcatattaaaaaacaagacaACCTCTTCTTTAACGTCCCACATCCTCTTCAATACTTTCCCCATACTTAACCATCGGATATTTGTGTGGTACAGCACATTAGTAAAATCAGCCTCGATGTCTTCCAAGAAGCTTCGGAATTGCCTGTGATTCAGTCCCCGTGCTCTTATTAAGTTCACTGCACGCACCACTGGATCCATAACGTGTTTGAGTTTAAAAGATGATCTACAGAGGCTTTCTTGATGTATGATGCAGTGAAAAGACAACACACTGTGCGATGgaaaatcttctttgattttatcattcatcaaGGTCACAAGGCCACAGTGTTTACCTATGAGTGAAGGAGCACCATCAGTTGTAATACTTGCCAATTTATCCAGGCTTAATCTAGACCTGATTAGACTGTTAATGACACTATTGTATAAATCTTTTCCAGTAACAGTGTCTTTGAGAGACTCCATAGATAACAATTCCTCTGTAATTTCGAAGTTTTCGTCAATTCCTCTGATATAAATGAGTACATGGGCAGTATCCTGAATGTCATTACTCTCATCTAAAGCAATAGAAAACCACTGAAAACTAACACTGGCTGTTAACACCTGATCTTGAATATTCATTGCAATTGCATCTATGTGACGAACAATAGTTCTTCGTGACAGAGATATAGCTTCCACTTTAGATATGACTTCAGGACACACAACACTGACAGCATCAACCAtgcaatctttaataaattctgcttctgcaaacgacttattttgttttgcaattttatttgccaatacaaaacttgcctttgttgcattcctttgtaaagatgaagttttttcaaacacattttgttgtttcttcaaacttcatcagatcagttgccttcttttgcagttcttgctttgataaattgcttccaaagttggtgtgcttggtttgaaagtgccgtttcaaattgtattccttgaaAACAGCAACTGTATCATGACAAATCAAACATACAGCTTTAACTCCGACGTCAGTAAAGAAATACCTTTCAGTCCACTCTTTGTTAAATACTCTGCATTCGTCTTCAATTTTTCGTTTTTTAGAAGGCTTCGAATCTCTCCTTTTTGGTAAAGTTTGAAAGATAGTAAAAGCTGTGCTGAAATAAAACGTCCAACGTCTTCTTTCTCTGGAATCTGCCAGGACACTGAAATGATTGAATATAAGGCAATAAACTCGTTGGCGCGGTAACAAAGTTACAACGTGACCAAAACGTTTTGTACACTATCAAGATTTAATCCCACTGGCCACTGGTAGCAAACGTGTCCGATACACGCTTCACTCACGCATATGCCCATCCCAGATGCTGAACTGCATCTTTATTCAACGATGgccaattatagattaaaaaatgaataaataaaatagaataagaaaattaaaaatcatgaaaaaatctatttccgTCTGGTTGAAAAATATAATGAGTGAGACAGGATGCaaataaaatagaggaaaaaatgcaagatagagagacagagataaaaaagcagagagaaagagataaagaagagGACAGGCAAGAGAATAGCCCTTTTGTCCGTAACAAAAGGGCAGGGAAAGAAATAGAGCGAGCGAGAACAAATTTCCGATTACTTACATTCAAATTTTAAAATACTGGTTATAAAATCCTTTTGGACAATTGATATCCAATATTTGGAGGGCCGCATGAATTCCATTGGAGGGCCGCATGAATTCCATTGGAGGGGCCGCATGCGGCCCTCGGGCCGTAGTTTGCCCACCTCTGCTCTAGGCCATCCTGATCTACTTGTATGAAGGAGCAAAGAAATCTTCAAGAGAAAATCTTAGTAGGTAGCAAGCTCGTTGATGATTAAATCAGACCTTTTCGGGAAAAGTAATGGCATTCTTTTCTCCAGACACCTGTTGTAGTAATGAATGACTACCTTATCTTTGGGGACACCACAAGCTGATACTATTCTACGGAATGTCCCACGGTATTCTAAGGTAGAGAGTCTTCGGTCTATATTGTCGGCAATGTATTAGCCATAGTAACCTGATACTGTGTATGTCACTTCACTTGAATTGGGTTTTGGAGAAGCACAAAACCTCATCATGTGATAAATCATGTTTTATGCATATGGTGCCTTGTTTACTCACTACTCCTCTACAGCTTCGCTATCCACTTTTGTAGTGCCATAAAATTCATGGAGCATCTGTACAACTGCTTTGGTTTGCCATTTATGTTCATGATAACAACCTGCTCTTCAAAATTTTCATATGGCCTAACATGCATAGATGTTAGAGAATATGAGTCTTCACATAACTTTGACATTCTATTTACAAGTTCAGTGACTGTTATTTGCTCATTGTTATTTTCCTGCAGCTTAGTGATAACCAGTAGTAATGCTTCACATGGAAAGTCTTTCTTCCTCACCAGCTAAGTTGGTACACTATCAGTGTCACTTCTATAATGGGGTGGTATATGTTTCATTGTCCTAAAGTATACACTGCAAACTGTGGtatatggagtctgtagctggaaGATCCATGCAAGATGCCAGGCATCTCTGAAATTTTTGTGATCAAGTATCATTGGAGGGCCTTTGATTGCGTGCTTTAATAGTCGACCATTGAAAATTTCATGTTCGAACTGGGTAAGTATCGACAGAGTTGGTGTGTGCTGGCATCCCACTAAAGAAACAGTGTTCTTTAAAGTTAAATACTGATAAAGTACAACGTCGATTTGGTGGCCCATGCTCTTCCTGAAACTTTTGTTTTAAAGAGAACTATATAGATATCTTGAAAAATTCTAACTTGCACTCAGAGTGGCATTTCTGCCCACCATCACGTTGATAACGACTCATTTAAATTCTGCTGCCACCCTCGTTTTATGGGCACCCTTTTCAGTCAAAGTAAATGTTTTTTCCGCCGTCATCATGGAAATGGAAATGAAAGCTTTATCGATACTTatgatattgttaattaattctgatAACATATATAGAGTCATTGGGGTCACTTTCCTATCTTTTCATGATAAATTTATGGGGTATAAAACACTTGAAAAACAAATCGTAATGCctgtgaaaatatcaaaattaaataaaaacacaatatGATATATCATGCAATAATAAGTACATAAATACAAAGACACAGActggaagaaagtaaaaaaataacaTTGCACGGGCAGCCAGTCACGTCACCTCTCGTACATAACAACCATAGAAAAACCTCTAAAAATCTACAAGGAAGGAACGTGCCATACACCTAAGGAAGGGTAAACGCCCCAAAAATCCCAATATACTGTAGgagaagagaggaaaaaaaagaggaacaaaAAGTATAAGGTGGAGGGTGGCAGACCACTAGGAGATGCAAAGatgcaaaaggagaaaaatataagaAGAATCAAGAAAGACAAATCACTAAAATCAGAAGTTAACAAAAATAGTACTTACATCCAAATATAGCTAGAAAAGAACTTCGAGGACCAAAATAGGGGTAATAACAAAGTACAGAGGAAAACCCCGACCCACGAGCTTCTCGGGCCGAAAAATCTGCTTTGTTTACTGATAATGGATGGAATTTTCTGTGTGGCGAATATTTCACGATCTGGTACTGTAAGGGATCATAACAGAGATGGCAGGATATTTGTAAGGAGATTTTTCAATTGGATTACCAAGGTAACCCCGATTTAAGTTGAGACGAGTTTTTTGTATTGGCCGATAGCTCAAATGGGACATGGTGGTtattttgagtttatgaaaattgaGGTACTTAAGGTAGTCGGAGTTTGTCTTATTTTATATTAGCAAACTCAAAATGGCACTCTAAACAATATCCAGCAATAAAAACTACTAAAGTAATTTGTCTGAGGTCAAACTGTTATTCTCCTGGACTATATAAAAGTTAGCTACTAATACTCGTAGTGGAAAGCCCATTGAGGACATGTTTGAGTTTTTCGAAGGTATCTGCATCACTGATAAGTTTGTGAGCTTTGAAAACCTAATACTAATTGTGTGTGTTCGTCACTACAGCAGACCCTACTCTATctgctttcattatttttatcgtcATTATATTTCTGCAATCTGGTAAGACCAATGATATACCTAAAGAGTAGAAGAGGATTTTCATATTATTTACCTGAcataataaagggaaatatttcagtATACTGAGGTCTTTGTTAGAGATATTGTTAAAtaacaattttttaaaaaaatagaataaaaaaggaaatcttTCTTTGGACCTAcaacaaaaattcaaatacaacCATGAACCTCTTCTACTGCAGGTTTCAGAGGGAACGAAAGGACGTTTTTGGGCAATAACTTTGTAACACCTGTATCAGTACGAAATTTTGCTTTACTGTATTACAGCCTGTTCAGTAATTGACAAGAGTATCATGAATCACTATTTGTATAGAATAAAGACACTTGCTCTTATACTCTGAGGCAAAAATTCACTATAGTCATAAATTGAGAAAAACAGAATAGTAACACAAAGCTCCGCCTACCTCCTCCATTCGCCTCGACCACAACCTTTTCTCCTTTCAGCTCCAAAGATAGTAAAGGAAATAAAGGAGAGTCTACCTATTAAAAACCAGCATGAATGATCAGCACCATATATTACAGACGTGCCTTACTGATTAGCTAAAACACTTTACGTGGTTTTGGTATTTAAAAGGTTCGTATGTTACTATAAAAGTTATCAAATAAGTGGTCTATTATTATTCATAAAgtgattttctatatatttatgataaatcatATTGATCCCTAgactacctatattctttttcCTACTTATTTAGCTTGTTGATTGCTCACTTATAAAATGCTACTTAATGTTAGGGTGTGTATTTGATGTACGTATgatattacaaatataaattacaaaatatgtGAAAGCCATGCATCCAAAATAGAACCTGTGCCTCAGACTAAACTGGGAGGGGAGAAGAATAGTGGTAAGTTGTCTAATATTTTCTTAGGCTTGCTAACAGTAAAAATTTTTCTCATACCATATAGAGATATAATCAGAAAAGATGCTCTAATTTTACTGCATctaatatgatttttgtttctAGAGGTATGAGTTTGCgcttacattagtaaaataatGGCCTCTCGAATTGACTTTAGCCACAAATAAGCCCTGTCTCAATGTATAATCTCGGACTTTAATAAAGTACACATGATCTGCGAGTTATAATCCTAAATACATTCAAGAATACAACCATATCTGCACTTTGCATCGATAAATGCGAGGAAAAAATGCACCATAAAATGATAGTTTATGCTTGAAAGCCAATATATTCAACATATGCTTCTTGTTTTACATATGGCAACGACATTGCTACAATTTTTTTTGAAGACTTGAGTTGGCATTACTAAATTGTTAGATCAAAAACTCCCCTAAGAAGGATGAAAATATAACATAATCATGAGCTCAAATTAAAATAGAAAAgtcatgtataaatttttttttcatgctaaatTTGGTTGTATTAATGGTGTAGCATATGTTTGTATCATTCCTTATAAAAAAAACACAAGTCATAGGTTGAAAAGAATGCTGGCTAAATTATCCAATCTGACAACAACGACTAGATTGATTGATGATTTTAGATCACCTTGCTATAACTATAGCTAGACATAGGTCATATACATGGAGGAACAGGATGATGATGAGGTAGCAGCAACTTGACGAGTGTGGCAGGAGTCTGAAGCCCGGCCGAGGCTCCGCAAAGCAGGCATAGTCGACCATACCTGGTTCCTCTTTGGTCCTTGAGAATTTTATCTTTCCTTATTGAAGCCCCAGATGGCACTGATATATTCTAAGCAAATAGCAGTAGATAAGCGCACAATATATCAGGGATATCTGTTGCGGAAACACCATATTTACTCCACTGGTTCTGGGGCCACTTGTTGACTC encodes:
- the LOC137653061 gene encoding general transcription factor II-I repeat domain-containing protein 2-like → MEDLTDIERLTNIFRGTAERIRLEINQEKTKVMEIARIQEKNGNVNIDEAEFIKDCMVDAVSVVCPEVISKVEAISLSRRTIVRHIDAIAMNIQDQVLTASVSFQWFSIALDESNDIQDTAHVLIYIRGIDENFEITEELLSMESLKDTVTGKDLYNSVINSLIRSRLSLDKLASITTDGAPSLIGKHCGLVTLMNDKIKEDFPSHSVLSFHCIIHQESLCRSSFKLKHVMDPVVRAVNLIRARGLNHRQFRSFLEDIEADFTNVLYHTNIRWLSMGKVLKRMWDVKEEVVLFFNMKDISCDFSREMERDEWLKEQNFVHFPLLKTRTVTQALSDKYSYQLTVLRDEFIRRFADFKAIEWQFDLLSSPFACDVETAAEELQVKLRDIVNHIADKLTNPETRKSHLIQIPCSLPSFSYFFGSLKYIKASDSLVQFP